Proteins co-encoded in one Prosthecobacter sp. genomic window:
- a CDS encoding PIN domain-containing protein, whose translation MVDSNIWMNREYEAFFGALRLAALEAKRQVVLPGVQFDEICNIKNRTGYEDQKNKRARLAINRIEKAQKEKWLRIDSISTNADKRAYADPIVAKIVRDALKLDQQVYFFSDDIELRIRIREQNHDIEPTRLGIYEIQEILAGCEAIIEADKLIQSQA comes from the coding sequence GTGGTTGATTCCAACATCTGGATGAATCGTGAGTACGAGGCTTTCTTTGGAGCTCTGCGCTTGGCAGCTTTAGAAGCTAAACGACAAGTTGTATTGCCGGGTGTCCAGTTTGACGAAATCTGTAATATCAAAAATCGTACGGGGTATGAAGATCAAAAAAACAAGAGAGCTCGTTTAGCGATCAACCGAATAGAGAAGGCTCAGAAAGAAAAATGGCTCAGAATAGATTCAATTTCGACAAACGCTGATAAGCGAGCCTACGCCGATCCGATTGTAGCTAAAATCGTTCGAGATGCCTTAAAACTCGATCAGCAGGTCTATTTCTTCTCTGACGACATTGAGCTTCGAATCAGAATTAGGGAGCAAAATCACGATATAGAACCAACCAGATTGGGAATTTACGAAATACAGGAAATCCTCGCTGGTTGCGAAGCGATAATCGAGGCTGATAAGCTTATTCAATCACAAGCCTGA
- a CDS encoding alpha/beta hydrolase, whose translation MKRFALPFLFVVSLHAQTPAPAAKPAPVPKRAPTMANVAYGTHERQVLDLYKAESAKPTPLLFFIHGGGWVNGDKSGVGELEACLAAGISVVSINYRYSWQAHLAGVMPPVQWPLEDAARALQFVRSKADEWNIDKQRIGASGGSAGACSSLYLAFHDDMADPKSSDPIARESTRLWCAAVTGAQTSLDPKQLIEWTPNSRYGGHAFGFMDPNDRKTRDTRFAEFLEKRESVLKWIKIYSPYELVSKDDPPVYLFYSAVPAIGQPQKDPTHTSNYGVKLQEHCQAIGTECELVYPGAPDVRHKTIAEFLIATLKK comes from the coding sequence ATGAAACGATTCGCACTCCCCTTCCTCTTCGTTGTATCTCTGCACGCGCAAACACCTGCACCAGCCGCCAAACCGGCTCCGGTGCCGAAACGCGCTCCCACCATGGCGAATGTGGCCTACGGCACGCATGAGCGCCAGGTGCTCGACCTTTACAAGGCGGAGTCCGCGAAGCCCACGCCGCTGCTGTTCTTCATCCACGGCGGTGGCTGGGTGAATGGGGACAAATCGGGTGTTGGTGAACTTGAAGCCTGCCTCGCCGCAGGCATTTCTGTCGTCTCCATCAACTACCGCTACTCCTGGCAGGCACACCTAGCGGGCGTGATGCCGCCGGTGCAGTGGCCGCTGGAGGACGCGGCGCGTGCGTTGCAGTTCGTGCGTAGCAAGGCGGATGAATGGAACATCGACAAGCAGCGCATCGGGGCCAGCGGCGGCAGCGCGGGTGCATGCAGCAGCCTCTACCTCGCCTTCCACGACGACATGGCCGATCCGAAGAGCAGCGATCCCATCGCTCGCGAGTCAACCCGCCTCTGGTGCGCGGCGGTGACCGGCGCGCAGACCTCGCTCGACCCGAAACAGCTCATCGAGTGGACGCCGAACAGCCGCTACGGCGGTCACGCCTTCGGTTTTATGGATCCGAACGACCGCAAAACCCGTGACACCCGTTTTGCCGAGTTCCTGGAGAAGCGCGAGTCCGTGCTGAAGTGGATCAAGATATACTCGCCCTACGAGCTCGTCAGCAAAGACGATCCGCCCGTTTATCTCTTTTACTCAGCGGTCCCCGCCATCGGCCAGCCGCAGAAAGATCCCACCCACACTTCCAACTACGGCGTCAAACTTCAGGAACACTGCCAGGCCATCGGCACCGAATGCGAACTCGTCTATCCCGGTGCTCCGGACGTGAGGCACAAGACGATCGCGGAGTTTTTGATCGCGACGTTGAAGAAGTAA
- a CDS encoding Gfo/Idh/MocA family oxidoreductase, whose amino-acid sequence MNTPATSRRRFLQTSLAGAVSLPAWAAPLGANGDVRVAVIGFRGRGGGHINELLKVPGVRLVALCDVDSAVVDKKVADLDKKGVKVKTYRDFRECCADKDVDAVTIATPNHSHVLIALTALQHGKHVYVEKPVSHNLIESAKLMAAATKAAAKGIVVQHGMQRRSDEGWASAMQWVKEGHIGKTKLSHALVHGLRMSIDKVDGPQQPPATVDYKLWSSPRPEMPIMRKQFHYDWHWQWPYGGGDIGNQGPHQYDVARWALGDPDTLPKRVMSFGNRWGYVDDGQTANCQIAFHPYEPVPLIMDKFGLPMKDMNPKLGSAPFKGVRDGNIIHCEGGYVAESKAYDNEGKAIMKFENFLTGPDHMKNFIDSVRVGKYTKDVLHIRHGHHAACLSHLANVSYRLGKAMKNDEIKERLEGDKLGQELFAEFLKNLAANRIDLNSQQIIAGPWLDYDPASNQFTGEFAAEANKLCQEEYAAGFELPEV is encoded by the coding sequence ATGAACACGCCCGCCACCTCACGTCGTCGCTTTCTGCAAACCTCCCTCGCTGGAGCCGTCTCGTTGCCTGCCTGGGCCGCACCGCTGGGTGCCAATGGCGATGTGCGCGTTGCCGTCATCGGCTTTCGCGGTCGTGGCGGCGGTCATATCAACGAACTCTTGAAGGTGCCCGGTGTGCGGCTGGTGGCTCTCTGCGATGTGGATTCCGCCGTCGTGGACAAAAAGGTGGCTGATCTCGACAAGAAGGGAGTGAAGGTGAAAACCTACCGAGACTTCCGCGAGTGCTGCGCAGACAAGGATGTGGATGCCGTGACCATCGCCACGCCGAATCACAGCCATGTGCTCATCGCTCTCACCGCTTTGCAGCATGGAAAGCACGTCTATGTCGAGAAGCCGGTGAGTCACAATCTCATCGAAAGCGCCAAACTGATGGCTGCGGCAACGAAAGCCGCTGCGAAGGGCATCGTCGTGCAGCACGGTATGCAGCGCCGATCCGATGAGGGCTGGGCGTCGGCGATGCAGTGGGTGAAGGAAGGCCACATTGGCAAGACCAAGCTCTCCCACGCGCTCGTTCATGGCCTGCGCATGAGCATTGATAAAGTGGACGGGCCACAGCAGCCGCCTGCCACGGTGGACTACAAACTGTGGTCCTCACCGCGCCCTGAGATGCCGATCATGCGGAAACAATTTCACTACGACTGGCATTGGCAGTGGCCGTATGGCGGCGGCGACATCGGCAATCAGGGTCCGCATCAATATGACGTGGCCCGTTGGGCGCTTGGCGATCCCGACACGTTGCCGAAGCGCGTGATGAGCTTCGGCAATCGCTGGGGTTATGTGGATGACGGCCAGACCGCGAACTGCCAGATCGCCTTTCATCCGTATGAGCCGGTGCCGCTCATCATGGACAAGTTTGGCCTGCCCATGAAGGATATGAATCCGAAGCTCGGTTCCGCTCCGTTCAAAGGCGTGCGTGACGGCAACATCATCCATTGTGAAGGCGGTTATGTGGCTGAATCGAAGGCCTACGACAACGAGGGCAAGGCGATCATGAAGTTCGAGAACTTCCTCACCGGCCCCGACCACATGAAGAACTTCATCGACTCCGTCCGCGTCGGCAAATACACCAAGGACGTGCTGCACATCCGCCACGGCCACCATGCCGCCTGCTTGTCCCACCTCGCCAACGTCTCCTACCGCCTCGGCAAGGCGATGAAGAACGACGAAATCAAAGAGCGCCTCGAAGGCGACAAGTTGGGTCAGGAACTCTTTGCCGAGTTTCTCAAGAATCTTGCCGCCAACCGCATCGACCTCAACTCGCAGCAGATCATCGCTGGCCCCTGGCTCGACTACGATCCCGCGAGCAATCAATTCACTGGTGAATTCGCCGCCGAGGCGAACAAGCTCTGCCAGGAAGAGTACGCCGCCGGTTTTGAGCTGCCGGAGGTGTGA
- a CDS encoding threonine dehydratase — MPTLSEIEAAKALIRPHIRETPTYRWPLLEAGLGCELWLKHENHTPVGAFKIRGGLVYMDELKRQQPEVRGVIAATTGNHGQSIAFAAKLNGLRAVIVVPHGNNPEKNTAMRSLGAELIEHGREFQEALEYSRELAAKEGLHAVPSFHPWLVRGVATYGLEMFRSVADLDAVFVPIGLGSGFCGIAAAREALGLKTKIIGVVSEHAPAYALSFQQRQFVEQSSTTRVAEGVACKTPNQDALEHVIRHAHDIVTVNDDDAITAMREIIQATHNIAEGAGALAYAALKKHRDAWRGKRVACVLTGGNASMGMLREALQC; from the coding sequence TTGCCAACCCTCAGCGAAATCGAAGCCGCCAAGGCTCTCATTCGTCCGCACATCCGCGAAACGCCGACCTATCGCTGGCCGTTGCTCGAAGCGGGTCTCGGCTGCGAGCTGTGGTTGAAGCATGAGAACCACACGCCCGTCGGTGCTTTCAAGATCCGCGGCGGATTGGTTTATATGGATGAACTGAAACGCCAGCAGCCCGAAGTACGCGGCGTCATCGCCGCCACGACGGGCAATCACGGCCAATCCATCGCCTTCGCGGCCAAACTGAACGGCCTGCGCGCAGTCATCGTGGTGCCGCATGGCAACAACCCGGAGAAGAACACGGCGATGCGCTCGCTCGGAGCCGAATTGATCGAGCATGGCCGTGAGTTTCAAGAAGCGCTCGAATATTCACGCGAACTGGCTGCCAAAGAGGGCCTGCATGCGGTGCCGTCGTTTCATCCCTGGCTCGTGCGTGGCGTGGCGACGTATGGCTTGGAGATGTTTCGCTCCGTGGCGGATTTGGACGCGGTTTTCGTGCCCATCGGCCTCGGTTCCGGCTTCTGCGGCATCGCAGCGGCCCGTGAGGCACTGGGATTGAAGACGAAGATCATCGGCGTCGTGTCCGAGCATGCGCCCGCGTATGCGCTGTCGTTTCAGCAGCGACAGTTCGTCGAGCAATCGAGCACGACGCGAGTAGCGGAAGGTGTGGCGTGCAAAACTCCGAACCAGGACGCGTTGGAGCATGTGATCCGCCATGCGCATGACATCGTGACTGTGAACGACGACGACGCCATCACCGCCATGCGAGAGATCATTCAAGCCACGCACAACATCGCCGAAGGCGCAGGTGCGCTGGCTTATGCGGCGCTGAAGAAGCATCGCGATGCGTGGCGGGGCAAACGCGTGGCCTGCGTGCTCACGGGCGGGAACGCGAGCATGGGCATGCTGCGCGAAGCGCTTCAATGCTGA
- a CDS encoding CocE/NonD family hydrolase → MIPRSLFTAVLLVAFCLHAQEPAIKVQKNVMVAMRDGVKLATDIYLPAGNKDKLPVILTRLPYNKDGAKSFGEYFAANGYAFVAQDTRGRYASEGVWHWMTDDGVDGADCAAWIAVQPWSNGKIGMVGTSYVGGTQHAMALEKVPQLTTVIPVDAVSNMGRQSMRNAGAFEMRFWNWIMLNAGKGSNAALDPATQAELKEMADNRWDYLNHLPLRPGSTPLKLAPEYEDWLIQAMRHGKDDGFWAQNNILADPSRYKDMPVYLVGGWYDSWAGNTSANFIALSKTLKSDVYLIMGPWIHGAQTKSSHGQVEFGSDAAIADQFAWRKEWFDHWMKGLDNSVGKSAPFAKKVRIFVMGTGDGSKTKDGLLNHGGQWRDEKEWPLARAKPTPFYLYPNGLLSDVKPKNESGWMAYAFDPHNPVPTLGGNISSGDGIMQQGAWDQRGGDKFWNWTKPIPLSARRDVLVFQTAPLAEDIEITGEIEVKLWGSSSAVDTDFTAKLIDVYPPSADWPHGFDLNLQDGIVRARFRDSLQEEKLMEPGKVYPFTIKLYPTSNVFKKGHRIRVDISSSNFPRFDVNPNTGEPLQQHRRTVIATNTIHYGAEHPSHIVLPFVPQH, encoded by the coding sequence ATGATTCCGCGCTCGTTGTTCACGGCGGTTCTGCTGGTCGCCTTCTGTCTGCATGCCCAGGAACCTGCCATCAAGGTTCAGAAGAACGTCATGGTGGCCATGCGCGATGGCGTGAAGCTGGCCACCGACATTTACCTGCCCGCAGGAAACAAAGACAAACTGCCCGTTATTCTCACGCGTCTGCCTTACAACAAGGACGGCGCGAAGAGCTTCGGTGAATACTTTGCCGCGAATGGCTATGCCTTCGTGGCGCAGGACACGCGAGGCCGTTACGCTTCGGAAGGCGTGTGGCACTGGATGACTGATGACGGCGTCGATGGGGCCGATTGCGCGGCATGGATTGCCGTGCAGCCGTGGTCGAACGGGAAAATCGGCATGGTGGGCACCTCGTATGTCGGCGGCACGCAACACGCGATGGCTTTGGAAAAAGTGCCGCAGCTCACCACAGTCATTCCGGTCGATGCCGTGTCCAACATGGGCCGCCAGAGCATGCGCAACGCTGGTGCGTTTGAGATGCGCTTTTGGAACTGGATCATGCTCAACGCGGGTAAAGGAAGCAACGCGGCGCTCGATCCCGCCACGCAGGCCGAGTTGAAGGAGATGGCGGACAACCGCTGGGATTATCTGAACCACCTGCCGCTGCGTCCTGGCTCCACGCCGCTCAAACTCGCTCCTGAATACGAGGACTGGCTCATCCAGGCCATGCGTCACGGCAAAGACGACGGTTTCTGGGCGCAGAACAACATCCTGGCCGATCCCTCGCGCTACAAGGACATGCCGGTCTATCTCGTTGGCGGCTGGTATGATTCATGGGCGGGCAACACCTCCGCCAATTTCATCGCACTCTCGAAAACGCTGAAAAGCGATGTGTATTTGATCATGGGGCCGTGGATTCACGGTGCGCAGACGAAATCCTCGCACGGTCAGGTCGAGTTCGGCAGCGATGCGGCCATCGCGGATCAGTTCGCCTGGCGTAAGGAGTGGTTTGATCACTGGATGAAGGGACTCGACAACAGCGTCGGCAAATCCGCGCCTTTCGCCAAGAAAGTGCGCATCTTCGTCATGGGCACCGGCGATGGCAGCAAGACCAAGGACGGCCTGCTCAATCACGGCGGTCAGTGGCGCGATGAAAAGGAATGGCCGCTGGCCCGTGCGAAGCCCACGCCTTTCTACTTGTATCCCAATGGCCTGTTGAGCGATGTGAAGCCGAAAAACGAGAGCGGATGGATGGCCTATGCGTTTGATCCGCACAATCCCGTGCCCACGCTCGGCGGCAACATTTCCTCCGGCGACGGCATCATGCAGCAGGGCGCGTGGGATCAGCGTGGCGGTGACAAATTCTGGAACTGGACGAAACCCATCCCGCTGTCCGCACGCCGCGACGTGCTCGTATTTCAGACGGCACCGCTTGCCGAAGACATCGAAATCACCGGCGAGATCGAGGTGAAGCTCTGGGGCTCGTCTTCTGCCGTGGACACCGATTTCACCGCCAAGCTCATCGACGTTTATCCTCCCAGTGCCGACTGGCCGCATGGCTTCGACCTCAATCTCCAGGACGGCATCGTCCGCGCCCGTTTCCGTGACTCGCTCCAGGAGGAAAAGCTCATGGAGCCGGGGAAAGTCTATCCCTTCACGATCAAGCTCTACCCCACGAGCAACGTCTTCAAAAAAGGCCATCGCATCCGCGTGGACATCAGCAGCAGCAATTTCCCACGCTTCGACGTGAACCCGAACACCGGCGAGCCGCTCCAGCAGCACCGCCGCACGGTCATCGCCACGAACACGATCCATTACGGTGCCGAGCATCCTTCGCACATCGTGCTGCCGTTTGTGCCTCAGCATTGA
- a CDS encoding TlpA disulfide reductase family protein yields the protein MNAHRLLRIGVTTLVLAVSSSLCAADGDAEWQKVTDVVEGIKNPKEKPNSREEAIAKLKTGLIEFDAAYAAAMKAAPANPARYEAALFEAMVGRAREIAGVPAPAKVAISIDDILKAEDAKPETKSEASLINVMESAEAAEGPGGDTAAWIAKAEKHLKDFPAEKMNKMVEGKVKSIKATAELKNKPLEMKFTAVDGREVDLAKLQGKVVLIDFWATWCGPCVAELPNVIKAYKELHPKGFEIVGISLDSDKAELEAFVKDKGMEWPQYFDGKGWQNEISTKYGINSIPAMWLLNKKGMVVSTNARGGLEETVAKLLAE from the coding sequence ATGAACGCGCACCGCCTTCTTCGCATCGGGGTCACGACTTTGGTCCTGGCCGTTTCCTCTTCTCTTTGTGCTGCTGACGGCGACGCCGAATGGCAGAAGGTCACCGATGTCGTCGAAGGCATCAAGAATCCGAAGGAGAAGCCCAACTCTCGAGAGGAAGCCATCGCCAAGCTCAAGACGGGCCTGATTGAATTCGACGCGGCCTACGCGGCGGCGATGAAAGCGGCTCCAGCGAATCCAGCCCGCTATGAAGCAGCGTTGTTTGAAGCGATGGTCGGGCGCGCGCGTGAGATCGCGGGCGTTCCAGCTCCTGCCAAGGTCGCCATCAGCATTGATGACATCCTCAAGGCCGAGGACGCCAAGCCCGAGACCAAATCGGAGGCCAGCCTGATCAACGTCATGGAATCTGCGGAGGCTGCCGAAGGTCCCGGAGGCGACACCGCCGCCTGGATCGCCAAAGCCGAGAAGCATTTGAAAGATTTCCCTGCGGAGAAGATGAACAAGATGGTCGAGGGCAAGGTGAAGAGCATCAAGGCCACCGCCGAGTTGAAGAACAAGCCCCTAGAAATGAAATTCACCGCTGTGGACGGTCGTGAGGTCGATCTGGCGAAACTTCAGGGCAAGGTCGTGCTCATCGACTTCTGGGCCACTTGGTGCGGACCCTGCGTGGCAGAGCTGCCGAACGTCATCAAAGCCTACAAAGAACTGCATCCGAAAGGCTTCGAGATCGTCGGCATCTCGCTCGATTCGGACAAGGCCGAGCTAGAGGCCTTCGTGAAGGACAAGGGCATGGAATGGCCGCAGTACTTCGACGGCAAGGGCTGGCAGAACGAGATCTCCACCAAGTATGGCATCAACTCGATCCCGGCCATGTGGCTGCTCAACAAGAAGGGCATGGTCGTCAGCACCAATGCTCGTGGCGGACTCGAAGAAACGGTGGCGAAACTGCTCGCGGAGTAA
- a CDS encoding DUF1501 domain-containing protein, whose amino-acid sequence MHDLDPSLPEHLVRRDFLKKLAVASTAAWMTGAPKAIWAKSGDKVTHPPAKADACILLWMAGGMAAPDTFDPKGYLPFEKGLEVKRMLSTFPAINTNVDGIKICQGLENIAQVMDRGTLIRSAVQPDLGSILHSRHQYHWHTGYVPPQTVACPHIGSWMAKVLGPRNSVMPAFINIGQRLEGVGESEELKAFTTAGFFGSEFGPMNLPFPEEAAQSVKPPKGMDANRFANRDRLFRKLVDQSPQREFMSDYQQESMLRSMDNAYRLLSAKEREAFDITLEPKESYAKYDTGRFGRGCLLARRLIEAGTRFVEVTTEYVPFFQWDTHKDGHTTVDAMHKEIDRPIAQLVRDLEAKGLLDRTLIVIASEFSRDALMEGKPGSTANDQTTFKVDTLSEMKHYGLHRHFTGGTSVMTFGGGVKKGFLYGETADERPLIATKNPVSVMDLHATIMTAMGISPKTEFEIEGRPFYVTEDGKGKPVTEIFA is encoded by the coding sequence ATGCACGATCTCGATCCCAGCCTCCCAGAGCATCTCGTTCGCCGCGATTTCCTGAAGAAACTCGCCGTAGCGAGCACCGCAGCGTGGATGACCGGCGCACCGAAGGCGATCTGGGCCAAATCGGGGGACAAAGTCACGCATCCACCCGCGAAGGCTGATGCCTGCATTCTGCTCTGGATGGCGGGCGGCATGGCGGCACCGGACACGTTTGACCCGAAGGGCTACCTGCCGTTCGAGAAGGGTCTCGAAGTGAAAAGGATGCTCAGCACCTTTCCGGCGATCAACACGAACGTGGACGGCATCAAAATCTGCCAGGGCCTCGAAAACATCGCGCAGGTGATGGATCGCGGCACGCTGATCCGCAGCGCGGTGCAGCCGGACCTCGGCAGCATTTTGCACTCGCGGCATCAGTATCACTGGCACACGGGTTATGTGCCGCCGCAGACGGTCGCCTGCCCGCACATCGGCTCATGGATGGCGAAGGTGCTTGGACCTCGCAACTCGGTGATGCCCGCGTTCATCAACATCGGCCAGCGCCTCGAAGGTGTCGGCGAAAGCGAGGAGCTGAAGGCCTTCACCACCGCCGGATTCTTCGGCAGCGAGTTCGGGCCGATGAACCTGCCGTTTCCTGAAGAAGCCGCGCAGTCCGTGAAGCCGCCGAAGGGCATGGACGCGAATCGTTTCGCCAACCGCGACCGCCTGTTCCGCAAACTCGTTGATCAAAGCCCGCAGCGTGAGTTCATGAGCGATTATCAGCAGGAATCCATGCTCCGCAGCATGGACAACGCCTACCGCCTGCTCAGTGCGAAGGAACGCGAAGCCTTCGACATCACGCTGGAGCCGAAGGAGAGCTACGCGAAGTATGACACGGGCCGATTCGGTCGGGGCTGCCTGCTCGCACGCCGTTTGATCGAGGCTGGCACACGGTTCGTCGAGGTCACCACCGAGTATGTGCCGTTTTTCCAATGGGACACGCACAAGGACGGCCACACCACCGTGGACGCCATGCACAAGGAAATCGATCGCCCCATCGCGCAGCTCGTGCGCGATCTGGAGGCGAAGGGCCTGCTGGACCGCACGCTCATCGTCATCGCCAGTGAGTTCAGCCGTGATGCGCTCATGGAAGGTAAGCCCGGCTCCACCGCGAACGACCAGACGACCTTCAAGGTCGATACGCTCAGCGAAATGAAGCACTACGGCCTGCACCGCCACTTCACCGGCGGCACCAGTGTCATGACCTTCGGCGGCGGGGTGAAGAAAGGCTTCCTCTACGGCGAAACGGCGGACGAACGCCCGCTCATCGCCACGAAAAATCCCGTCAGCGTCATGGACCTGCATGCCACCATCATGACCGCGATGGGCATCAGCCCGAAAACCGAGTTCGAGATCGAGGGACGGCCGTTTTACGTCACCGAGGATGGGAAAGGCAAACCGGTGACAGAAATCTTCGCGTGA
- a CDS encoding sulfatase-like hydrolase/transferase, with protein sequence MRFILLLALCPSLFAARPNIIFILADDLGWGDLGCYGNKTIQTPNLDAMAKQGTLFTQFYVNASVCSPSRCAFFTGQYPSRHRIHGHYATKQQNDARGMSNWLEPQVPNAASLMKTAGYTTAHIGKWHLGSNSGGPPPDAYGFDFVGTSEKDGANGPAADPYFRAKSTAIFVDECLQFIEKAGDTPFYLQLWTLVPHATLNPTPEQMAPYARLRANGKDFPHASAMQIFAASVTDLDTQIGRLLAGLEKLGKDENTLILFSSDNGPEDIHIGNAGHSGVGSAGPFRGRKRSLYEGGIRVPGILRWPGKIPAGRIEDKAIMAGVDWLPTICKLAGVTPPADHTFDGEDVGDVLLGQSHPRTKPLMWEWRFNISGEPFHHSPELAIRDGDWKLLMNPDRSRVELYDITKDLTQLNNVAEHHPDIVEKLAAQVTTWAKTLPSGPRDPTAGQMHSGMPGKPDSRPLKGQGKKKNEPVK encoded by the coding sequence ATGCGCTTTATTCTTCTTTTAGCTCTCTGCCCTTCGCTCTTCGCGGCGCGGCCAAACATCATCTTCATCCTCGCCGACGATCTCGGCTGGGGTGATCTCGGGTGCTACGGCAACAAAACCATCCAAACGCCGAATCTCGACGCCATGGCGAAGCAGGGCACGTTGTTCACGCAGTTCTACGTGAATGCGTCCGTGTGCTCGCCAAGCCGCTGCGCCTTCTTCACCGGCCAGTATCCGTCGCGGCATCGCATTCATGGCCATTATGCGACGAAGCAGCAAAACGACGCCCGTGGCATGTCCAACTGGCTGGAACCGCAGGTGCCGAATGCGGCCAGTTTGATGAAAACAGCGGGCTACACCACCGCGCACATCGGGAAATGGCATCTCGGCAGCAATTCCGGCGGCCCGCCGCCAGACGCGTATGGCTTCGACTTCGTCGGCACCTCGGAGAAAGACGGCGCGAACGGTCCGGCGGCCGATCCTTACTTTCGTGCGAAATCCACGGCCATCTTTGTCGATGAGTGTCTCCAGTTCATCGAGAAAGCCGGTGACACGCCGTTTTATCTTCAGCTCTGGACGCTCGTGCCGCATGCCACGCTGAATCCCACGCCGGAGCAGATGGCGCCGTATGCACGGCTGCGTGCGAATGGAAAAGACTTCCCGCACGCCTCGGCGATGCAGATCTTCGCCGCCAGCGTGACCGATCTCGACACGCAAATCGGCCGCTTGCTCGCCGGACTCGAAAAACTCGGCAAAGACGAAAACACGCTCATCCTGTTCAGCAGCGACAACGGCCCCGAGGACATTCACATCGGCAATGCGGGCCACAGCGGCGTCGGCAGTGCGGGGCCGTTCCGTGGTCGCAAACGCAGCCTCTATGAAGGCGGCATCCGTGTGCCTGGAATCCTGCGCTGGCCGGGCAAGATTCCCGCAGGCCGCATCGAGGACAAAGCCATCATGGCTGGTGTCGATTGGCTGCCCACGATCTGCAAACTCGCGGGCGTCACCCCGCCTGCCGATCACACGTTCGATGGAGAAGACGTTGGCGACGTGCTCCTCGGCCAGTCACATCCACGCACGAAACCGCTCATGTGGGAATGGCGTTTCAACATCTCCGGTGAGCCGTTTCATCACAGCCCCGAGCTCGCGATCCGCGATGGCGATTGGAAACTCCTCATGAATCCCGACCGCAGTCGTGTGGAACTTTACGACATCACCAAAGATCTCACTCAGCTCAACAACGTGGCCGAGCATCATCCTGACATCGTCGAGAAACTCGCTGCTCAGGTCACGACTTGGGCCAAAACGCTTCCCTCAGGCCCACGTGATCCCACTGCCGGTCAAATGCACTCCGGCATGCCTGGGAAGCCCGATTCGCGCCCGCTGAAAGGGCAGGGGAAGAAGAAAAATGAGCCAGTGAAGTGA
- a CDS encoding MauE/DoxX family redox-associated membrane protein, whose product MLRLLLHFFFGGVFVYSGILKVADPMSFLDDVRSFDLIGDPFAAWLAMGLPWLEIFAGLAVMSGFLRSGGLLILNASLLIFLVAISSAWWRGIDIRCGCFGHSDATTNYRDLILRDLLLLAAGIVLVWHGKPKLKS is encoded by the coding sequence ATGCTTCGACTCCTTCTTCACTTCTTTTTCGGCGGTGTGTTTGTGTACTCAGGCATTCTCAAGGTCGCGGACCCGATGTCGTTCCTCGATGATGTGCGCAGCTTTGACCTGATTGGCGATCCGTTTGCCGCGTGGCTGGCGATGGGGCTGCCGTGGCTCGAAATCTTTGCCGGACTGGCGGTGATGAGCGGCTTTTTGCGTTCCGGCGGTCTGCTGATCCTGAATGCCTCGCTCCTCATTTTTCTCGTCGCGATTTCGAGCGCCTGGTGGCGCGGGATCGACATCCGCTGCGGTTGTTTCGGCCACTCGGATGCGACCACCAACTACCGTGACCTGATCCTGCGTGATCTGCTGCTGCTGGCGGCAGGCATCGTGCTGGTCTGGCATGGCAAGCCCAAACTCAAATCATGA